CCGGTCTCTTGCTTGGATTGTGGTTCGCTGGGCTGGGGTCACCAAGCCCGATGTAATCACGCTGGAGAATGTCGAGCAGATGCTGCAATGGTCGCGTCTGATCGCCAAGCGCGACCCAGCTACAGGCCGAGTAATCACGCTGGACAAGATCAAGGACGCCAAAGGCAAAACGACCTACCGCGTGGCAGATCCGGGCGAGCGTGTTCCGCGTCATAACCAGTTTCTCGTGCCCGACAAGAAGCAACTGGGAAAGACCTGGAATCGCTTTGTGCAGAGTCTCCGGGATCTAGGCTACAAGGTGGAATGGCGCGTGATCTGCAATGCAGACCTTGGCTGCCACAGCACCCGGACCAGGCTCTACATGATCGCCCGCCGCGACGGTCTGCCCATCGTCTGGCCCGAGAAGACCCATGCCAAGAAGCCCGTAGGCGCGCTCAAGCCGCATGCGCCTGCCGCTGATTGCATCGACTGGAGCATTCCCGGTACCAGCATATTCGGCCGCAAGAAGGATCTGGCCGAGGCCACGATGCGCCGCATTGCCCATGGCATGCAAAAGTATGTGATCGGCAGTAAGGATCCATTCATCGCCCCTGCTGCAGCAAACGCGGCCTTCATTACCAAATTCAACACCGGCTCTGTCGGCGTGGATCTGCGCGAGCCCGTGCCCACGGTGACGGCTGGCGGCAACCCGGTCCGACCCGGTACCGGCACAACGATAGGCCTGATTGCTGCCTCGTTGGTTCAGATGGGCTACGGCGAGCGAGAAGGCCAAGAGCCGCGCGCTCTGGATCTGCGGCAGGCTTTGGGTACCGTGGTTGCTGGCGGCAACAAGTTCGCAACGGCTTCAGCCTACCTTGTACAAGCGGGACATGGTGAGGGCACCGGCGCGACAAAGCGCCGCAGCCACGGCACCAACGACATCAGGGGACCCATCGGCACGATCACTGCCAGCGGTGGGGGCCAGAGTCTTGCGACTGCCTTCATGGTTCAGGCTAATGGCGGGTTCAACACCACGCCGGCAAGGGATCTGCGAGAAGGCATGTCCACGGTCACGACGAGCGGCAGCCAGCAGCAGCTGATTACCGCCAAGCTGGAGCAGCAGAGCCTGAGCCCCGAGCATGAGGCAGGCGCCCTGCGATGCGCTGCATTCCTGATGCGGTACCACGGCAGCGGCGGGCAATGGGCAGACTTGCGCGATCCGAT
This window of the Comamonas testosteroni genome carries:
- a CDS encoding DNA cytosine methyltransferase, whose protein sequence is MLTPQFVLALAAKLVIDLFAGGGGASTGIEQAIGRPVDDAINHDADAIGMHTVNHPQTRHHRADIREVCPRTVTGGRPVGLLHASPDCTHHSQALGGQPRSTEIRSLAWIVVRWAGVTKPDVITLENVEQMLQWSRLIAKRDPATGRVITLDKIKDAKGKTTYRVADPGERVPRHNQFLVPDKKQLGKTWNRFVQSLRDLGYKVEWRVICNADLGCHSTRTRLYMIARRDGLPIVWPEKTHAKKPVGALKPHAPAADCIDWSIPGTSIFGRKKDLAEATMRRIAHGMQKYVIGSKDPFIAPAAANAAFITKFNTGSVGVDLREPVPTVTAGGNPVRPGTGTTIGLIAASLVQMGYGEREGQEPRALDLRQALGTVVAGGNKFATASAYLVQAGHGEGTGATKRRSHGTNDIRGPIGTITASGGGQSLATAFMVQANGGFNTTPARDLREGMSTVTTSGSQQQLITAKLEQQSLSPEHEAGALRCAAFLMRYHGSGGQWADLRDPMTTVTTHDRLALVTVWLKGEPWVIVDITLRMLVPRELYNAQDFPPDYIIDRTAAGKPLTKTAQVKMAGNSVSPLPMRKIVSLNYSEAGQLRKVA